One window from the genome of Nocardioides panaciterrulae encodes:
- the sufB gene encoding Fe-S cluster assembly protein SufB, which translates to MTTIDERNPELEGIGRYEFGWSDPDVAGSSAQRGLNDAVVRDISGKKNEPQWMLDLRLKGLKLFGRKPMPTWGSDLSTIDFDNIKYFVRSTEKQATSWEELPEDIKNTYDRLGIPEAEKQRLVAGVAAQYESEVVYHQIREDLEEQGVIFLDTDTALREHEDLFREYFGTVIPVGDNKFAALNTSVWSGGSFIYVPKGVHVDIPLQAYFRINTENMGQFERTLIIVDEGAYVHYVEGCTAPIYKSDSLHSAVVEIIVKKGGRCRYTTIQNWSNNVYNLVTKRATCEAGATMEWVDGNIGSKVTMKYPAVYLMGEHARGETLSIAFAGEGQHQDAGAKMVHAAPHTSSSILSKSVARGGGRTSYRGLIQVNEGAYGSKSNVLCDALLVDQISRSDTYPYVDIREDDVSMGHEASVSKVSDDQLFYLMSRGMEQDEAMAMIVRGFVEPIAKELPMEYALELNRLIELQMEGAVG; encoded by the coding sequence ATGACGACCATCGACGAGCGCAACCCCGAGCTCGAGGGCATCGGCCGCTACGAGTTCGGTTGGAGCGACCCCGACGTCGCCGGTTCCTCCGCGCAGCGCGGTCTCAACGACGCGGTCGTGCGCGACATCTCCGGCAAGAAGAACGAGCCGCAGTGGATGCTCGACCTGCGCCTGAAGGGCCTCAAGCTCTTCGGTCGCAAGCCGATGCCGACCTGGGGCTCGGACCTGTCGACGATCGACTTCGACAACATCAAGTACTTCGTCCGCTCCACCGAGAAGCAGGCGACCTCGTGGGAGGAGCTCCCCGAGGACATCAAGAACACCTACGACCGGCTCGGCATCCCGGAGGCGGAGAAGCAGCGCCTGGTCGCGGGCGTCGCCGCGCAGTACGAGTCGGAGGTCGTCTACCACCAGATCCGCGAGGACCTGGAGGAGCAGGGCGTCATCTTCCTCGACACCGACACCGCGCTGAGGGAGCACGAGGACCTGTTCCGGGAGTACTTCGGCACCGTCATCCCGGTCGGTGACAACAAGTTCGCGGCCCTGAACACCTCGGTGTGGTCCGGCGGCTCGTTCATCTACGTCCCCAAGGGCGTGCACGTCGACATCCCGCTGCAGGCCTACTTCCGGATCAACACCGAGAACATGGGCCAGTTCGAGCGGACCCTGATCATCGTCGACGAGGGTGCCTACGTGCACTACGTCGAGGGCTGCACCGCGCCGATCTACAAGTCGGACTCGCTGCACTCCGCGGTCGTCGAGATCATCGTGAAGAAGGGCGGCCGGTGCCGCTACACGACCATCCAGAACTGGTCGAACAACGTCTACAACCTGGTGACCAAGCGCGCCACCTGCGAGGCCGGCGCCACCATGGAGTGGGTGGACGGCAACATCGGCTCCAAGGTCACGATGAAGTACCCGGCCGTCTACCTGATGGGCGAGCACGCCCGCGGGGAGACGCTGTCGATCGCGTTCGCCGGCGAGGGCCAGCACCAGGACGCCGGCGCGAAGATGGTGCACGCCGCGCCGCACACCTCGTCCTCGATCCTGTCCAAGTCGGTGGCGCGCGGCGGTGGCCGCACGTCCTACCGCGGCCTGATCCAGGTCAACGAGGGCGCTTACGGCTCGAAGTCCAACGTGCTCTGCGACGCGCTGCTGGTCGACCAGATCAGCCGCTCGGACACCTACCCCTACGTCGACATCCGCGAGGACGACGTGTCGATGGGCCACGAGGCGTCGGTCTCGAAGGTCTCCGACGACCAGCTCTTCTACCTGATGTCGCGCGGCATGGAGCAGGACGAGGCGATGGCGATGATCGTCCGCGGCTTCGTCGAGCCGATCGCCAAGGAGCTGCCGATGGAGTACGCCCTCGAGCTCAACCGCCTGATCGAGCTGCAGATGGAGGGCGCGGTCGGCTGA